The Mesoplasma tabanidae sequence TCATTGATTGTGAAAGATCAGTTAAAAGTATTAAATAGGTTTTCCTAAGAGCATAAGTAAGCATTAATTAAAATACTTTTTTTGTTAAATCAAGCATATAATAATAAATAATATTTTTAAACGAGAACTGTTAGTTCAATTTTTTGTTTTTTATATTAGAAGAAAATAAAACACAAAAAGAGCAAAAAATAAATTAATTTTGACGTTTAGATATAATCATTATGATTCATTGGAAATTAACGAGTAGTTTAAACTGAATAAACTTTTTTAATTTATAATATTATTAAATGAATGGAGTAAAAAAATGAACAAGCAAGAATTGAATGACTTAATTTTAAGAATAAAAAATCAAAAAAAACTTAGTGAAGAAGAGCTTAATTTAGTTGAAGAAAATATGTTAGAAACAACTTTAGGGCTTAAATTATATTACACAGATGTAGTCGAAAATTATGAAGGAAAAAATATAATTAATTTTAGAAATGATAATTATTTATACTTAAAAGAAAATAAAAAATATAATTTAAAGAATAACAAAAATTCAAATTCAAATATTCTTATAAATGCTGATAATTTTTTGGCATTAGAATGTTTAAAAGATGCCAATACAAAAATAGATTTAATTTATATAGATCCGCCTTATAACACAGGGAATAAGGATTCTTCTATTCGCTATAACAATGAATACATTGTTTCAAATGATAATTTGAAACATTCAAAGTGATTATCGTTTATGAAGAAAAGATTGTCACTGTCTAGAGAACTAATTTCAGATAATGGACTAATCTTTATAAGCATAGACGACAAGGAATACGCATACTTAAAAGTTTTGATGGATGAGATTTATGGTGAAGAAAACTTTTTGGCAACAATAGTTGTTAAATCACTTCCCAATGGCAGAGTTATTAAAAAAGGATTTGCAAGACAACATGAGTATGTTTTATGTTATACAAAAAATTATACGAACAATGCGTATGAAGATATTAAAATAGGTATTGTTAATAGTAACAATGAAACATTAACTCCTTTGCAAAGGGGAGGAAACAATTCTTTGTCAACTGAAAGACCAAATAGGTTTTATCCTATATTAGTTTCTAATGGAAAACTTTCAATGATAACAAATGAAGAGTACCTTCAAATGAGAAACAATAAGGATGAAGAAAGAATTGAAAATTCATTATTTAATGAAAATTTAATAAATAGTTTAGATGAAAAATATAAAAATCTTGGCTTTGAAGTAATTTGACCAAAAGATTCTAAAAATGTCAGAAGAGTTTGACAGCGAACATTTGAAAGAGTTTCAAAAGAAA is a genomic window containing:
- a CDS encoding site-specific DNA-methyltransferase; amino-acid sequence: MNKQELNDLILRIKNQKKLSEEELNLVEENMLETTLGLKLYYTDVVENYEGKNIINFRNDNYLYLKENKKYNLKNNKNSNSNILINADNFLALECLKDANTKIDLIYIDPPYNTGNKDSSIRYNNEYIVSNDNLKHSKWLSFMKKRLSLSRELISDNGLIFISIDDKEYAYLKVLMDEIYGEENFLATIVVKSLPNGRVIKKGFARQHEYVLCYTKNYTNNAYEDIKIGIVNSNNETLTPLQRGGNNSLSTERPNRFYPILVSNGKLSMITNEEYLQMRNNKDEERIENSLFNENLINSLDEKYKNLGFEVIWPKDSKNVRRVWQRTFERVSKEIKEGKIIFDLKTNKICSKPLEIKNPTTIMDEKDFAFSNGARLLNDIIGKNEENNPKFGYPKSLGFMEYLINLVQDDQITVLDFFGGSGTTAEAVMNLNKKDGGERRFILVTNNDNNICKEVTLPRIYSLISNADDQIIKNLGIEQIDPKFHKKYSENFKFLELASLNKLDGQFEELFESEEMYMEELNSELNIDLVSKGNK